In a single window of the Necator americanus strain Aroian chromosome X, whole genome shotgun sequence genome:
- a CDS encoding hypothetical protein (NECATOR_CHRX.G24847.T1), producing the protein MAADMLCLELLSSFTPHSLKYVVTYLPPDSAKTDDDTVFDAIFEICLSSPKIIIVDDFNVDMNKHSNSITECFKTLLESCDLAQNIHAATHLRSILDLVHFSGSSISDIEILPPFANSDHNVVSFKFDFNPDKPLYLPLPDFSRINYSELCKFLARVDWLEVFDNNQSVAEMYRRFCLVMYDSLAKFVPLKFNMNCVLTYPLQSNQSKKSTLLPT; encoded by the coding sequence ATGGCTGCTGATATGTTGTGTCTTGAACTCCTCTCTTCTTTCACACCCCATTCTCTCAAATATGTGGTTACGTATCTACCCCCAGATTCTGCTAAGACTGATGATGATACCGTGTTTGatgcaatttttgaaatctgcCTTTCGTCTCCTAAAATCATAATTGTGGATGACTTTAATGTTGACATGAATAAACATAGTAATTCCATCACTGAATGCTTCAAAACGTTATTGGAAAGTTGTGATCTAGCTCAAAACATTCATGCTGCCACTCATTTACGTTCCATTCTCGACCTCGTTCATTTTTCCGGATCTAGTATCAGTGATATCGAAATTCTGCCTCCCTTTGCCAATTCCGATCATAATGTTGTTTCTTTCAAGTTCGACTTTAATCCCGACAAACCCCTCTATCTGCCCTTGCCAGATTTCAGTCGTATAAACTATTCCGAGTTGTGCAAATTTCTCGCTCGTGTGGACTGGCTGGAAGTTTTCGATAACAATCAGTCGGTTGCAGAAATGTATCGCCGTTTCTGCCTAGTGATGTACGATAGTTTAGCCAAGTTTGTCCCGCTGAAGTTTAACATGAATTGTGTACTTACTTATCCCTTGCAATctaatcaatcaaaaaaatcgACTCTTCTACCAACTTGA